Proteins encoded within one genomic window of Bombus vancouverensis nearcticus chromosome 4, iyBomVanc1_principal, whole genome shotgun sequence:
- the LOC117156918 gene encoding LOW QUALITY PROTEIN: otoferlin (The sequence of the model RefSeq protein was modified relative to this genomic sequence to represent the inferred CDS: substituted 1 base at 1 genomic stop codon), with product MSPRKTRSNVYQICIKILKAKHLPQNANPMVVVKVGNRRKKTVVRERTDSPIYNEYFVFDLFCNLNELLSTKITIAVYLKGYLRLKFHGSTTFEVALVWDQPDHQYYHKWAMLTNPKDVSAGPKGYVKCNIAINVKGEKLKVHPDTEGEDDIEGNLLLPVGGEFLPYRQRACYIFTIYRADGLPDMSSLCVKNDFENINPFVQISFAGMKETTSEAWQTYRPRFNEKITFREMFPSLCQRVRIAIKHRVNSCRTCVVASYILNMSKISNSGEYGFLPTFGPSFLHFYGSGTTERNSCFGKCSIALPFYRGRVLLSLKTEMDDSETTTAGISAERELAAPIIERSLWKTEEYYLVTVLYDISMIDRGKFWSKSISFEVSLGNAGNRQFARSQCFEDNNDGSLRMIEIWDPPLELPXRNYVSTLQLLVNTNDKLRYVRLPYVKYDQFSTGNQMPDRKPEFESETLPRLTGTLDGKYNYVPLGSRKPCLYVRSWWPNLDWRMHNSNNLAFIADFLEQKLEQLEDMVELQHPDTYKFYNETIRTMKSHCIHYLHTLDTGRYDDEGGTTKLDRHRVNLCHKEIENILKRIKINGELPSNHYTRIAMAHAYQYLAKVKKLREDHGLPDVFIWMIAGSKRVAYARFPAERIIYSEEMTERGSLCGQRVDVFLVHPRDEEGADYMACKLELFLWLGNAEYIGACWASIPPGYKVDHERNIDSFPKYLEYTRSTTFQLRAHIFQGRFDPGMDESGLLDPIVRVTFHGYTASTRIIKQTLDPFWDQTLILPPRTIYGTKEYIKSNPPKAILQVYDEDICGFKEFCGRCTTIPLVKLAEETYSPPNFPPKLEWYKFKSQRDFSGSVLAAFELIETMDDKSVDKIIDSSMQDVIYNIPEDIRPKMTSYRLEVIFWGVRDMKKINCMPVLNPQIVIECAAVQVKSEVMENAKKFSNYKQTYVVVELDMPELDIYYPCITIKAYDSRGFGCFKYVGICIIPSVYVFLEQLITEEDYDARIHGTKSILKSPWTKRQSVTISPLPIDYDPLKEDENKELIPYKKMYKKKSWIRKILRSLKKIFAHVIPRKKKKKKIDYKPEEDQSLDWWSKYFASMEVYNGELEMQPQFAGFQDRLRSFELWKGKKSEDPDYDTDNYVGKFKGRICVYHWPHPNNLPCKTKSGRNAANGLYGDYPQSDPIKFLVRLYVVKGIDLQPSDPLSGKSDPYLCVKLGKTFINDKKNYIPNQLNPIFGRLFEIEATFPQDYMMIIQVWDYDATTTDDLVGQTKIDLENRFYSRHRATCGISKTYNEGGYNKWRDRERPTQILEQLCKRNNLPLPEYRKHYVRIGRKRFPFVNEQAENERQECMALNVLHQWQDFPICGCVLVPEHVERRPLFNATRPGLEQGKLELWIDMFQSNELPPKPAVNISPPVPEEYEIRVIVWNTEDVPLVDSQFLTGEKCSDIYVKGWIVYDDYQRTDIHYNSLTGEGNFNWRFIFRVMYCKGERVMIVRKKTSIFAISETEDKLPCRLHLQVWDSDHFSSDDFLGALTLDLAKMPRGSPNSKNCTLELLNPNLPTIDMFKVTRIKAWWPLERSVNAAQYVQAGKIELEISILQAKEADEQPAGKGRDPPQNLPAPKYDDT from the exons ATGAGCCCCAGGAAAACTCGGTCGAATGTCTATCAGATTTGCATAAAGATTCTGAAAGCGAAACATTTGCCCCAAAATGCAAATCCTATGGTCGTGGTTAAAGTGGGAAATCGGAGGAAAAAAACGGTGGTTCGCGAAAGAACGGATTCACCAATCTATAATGAA TATTTCGTGTTCGATCTTTTTTGCAACTTAAACGAACTTTTAAGCACTAAAATTACGATAGCTGTATATCTGAAGGGTTATTTACGTCTCAAGTTTCATGGGAGTACGACTTTCGAAGTTGCTCTCGTTTGGGATCAACCAG ATCATCAATATTATCACAAATGGGCAATGCTGACAAATCCAAAGGATGTTTCTGCGGGACCGAAAGGTTACGTCAAATGTAATATCGCGATTAATGTGAAAGGAGAGAAATTGAAAGTACATCCGGATACAGAGGGCGAGGACGACATCGAAGG GAACCTCTTGTTGCCTGTCGGTGGTGAATTTCTACCCTATAGGCAACGAGCATGCTACATTTTTACGATTTATCGAGCTGACGGGTTACCAGATATGAGCAGCCTATGCGTAAAAAATGATTTCGAAAATATTAACCCGTTCGTGCAGATATCGTTCGCTGGAATGAAg GAAACGACGAGCGAAGCATGGCAAACCTACAGGCCGCGATTTAATGAAAAGATTACGTTCAGAGAAATGTTCCCATCACTGTGTCAACGTGTCAGGATTGCTATCAAGCATCGTGTTAATAGCTGTCGAACGTGTGTCGTGGCTTCTTATATTCTCAACATGAGCAAAATATCGAATTCTGGAGAGTATG GTTTCCTACCGACCTTTGGGCCATCGTTCCTACACTTTTATGGGTCCGGGACTACAGAAAGGAACAGCTGTTTTGGCAAGTGCTCGATAGCCCTTCCTTTTTATCGCGGTAGAGTTCTTCTCTCCTTAAAAACTGAAATGGATGACTCAGAAACAACAACGGCTGGAATCAGTGCTGAAAGAGAGCTCGCGGCTCCTATTATCGAG aGAAGCTTGTGGAAGACGGAAGAATATTACCTGGTCACTGTGTTATACGATATAAGTATGATCGATCGGGGAAAATTTTGGTCGAAATCGATAAGCTTCGAGGTTAGCCTCGGGAATGCCGGTAACAGACAATTTGCTCGCAGCCAATGCTTTGAGGACAATAACGATGGT TCTTTACGAATGATCGAAATATGGGACCCGCCACTCGAACTTCCATAACGAAACTACGTTTCCACTCTCCAATTACTTGTTAATACGAACGACAAGTTACGCTATGTACGGTTGCCCTATGTAAAATATGATCAATTTTCAACAGGAAACCAGATGCCAGACCGTAAACCGGAGTTCGAAAGCGAGACCCTGCCACGATTGACTGGAACATTGGATGGCAAATATAATTACGTGCCTCTTGGCTCGCGAAAACCCTGCCTCTACGTTAGATCTTGGTGGCCGAATCTCGATTGGCGAATGCACAACAGTAACAACTTAGCTTTCATCGCCGATTTCCTA GAGCAAAAGTTGGAACAACTAGAGGACATGGTCGAGCTCCAACATCCAGACACTTACAAATTCTACAACGAGACGATTCGTACCATGAAGAGCCATTGCATACATTATTTGCATACATTAGACACGGGGCGATACGATGACGAAGGTGGCACCACGAAGCTCGATCGCCATCGCGTGAATCTATGCCATAAAGAGATCGAGAATATCCTAAAGAGGATCAAGATCAACGGCGAACTTCCCAGTAATCACTACACGAGAATCGCAATGGCACATGCGTATCAGTATCTGGCTAAAGTGAAAAAGCTACGGGAAGAC CATGGCCTACCTGACGTTTTCATTTGGATGATAGCCGGCTCGAAACGAGTGGCGTACGCACGATTTCCAGCCGAACGAATTATTTATTCAGAAGAAATGACCGAAAGGGGATCATTATGCGGTCAGAGGGTTGACGTATTTTTGGTACATCCACGGGATGAGGAAGGTGCCGATTACATGGCCTGCAAGCTTGAACTCTTCCTGTGGCTTGGAAACGCCGAGTATATAGGAGCTTGTTGGGCCTCGATTCCACCCGGTTACAAGGTGGACCATGAGAGAAACATTGATTCGTTTCCCAAATATTTGGAGTACACACGTTCCACG ACATTTCAGTTGCGAGCTCACATATTCCAAGGTCGCTTTGATCCTGGCATGGATGAATCCGGTTTATTGGATCCCATCGTGCGTGTCACGTTTCACGGTTACACGGCCTCCACCAGA ATTATTAAGCAGACACTGGATCCGTTCTGGGATCAAACTTTGATACTACCGCCGAGAACTATTTATGGGACGAAAGAGTACATTAAATCAAATCCGCCTAAAGCGATTTTGCAAGTGTACGATGAGGATATATGC GGCTTCAAGGAGTTCTGCGGGAGATGCACAACTATCCCATTAGTTAAGCTGGCGGAGGAAACTTACTCGCCGCCTAATTTCCCTCCGAAACTCGAGTGGTACAAATTTAAATCGCAAAGGGATTTCAGCGGCTCGGTGCTCGCTGCTTTCGAGCTCATAGAG ACGATGGACGACAAGTCTGTGGACAAAATTATAGACTCCTCAATGCAAGACGTCATTTACAACATACCGGAAGACATCAGGCCAAAAATGACGAGTTACAGGCTTGAAGTTATATTTTGGGGCGTACGAGACATGAAGAAGATTAATTGCATGCCGGTGTTAAACCCTCAGATTGTTATAGAGTGTGCCGCCGTTCAAGTCAAGTCAGAAGTGATGGAGAATGCCAAGAAATTCAGTAACTACAAGCAGACATATGTTGTCGTCGAACTG GACATGCCAGAGCTCGATATCTATTATCCCTGCATCACAATAAAAGCTTACGACTCACGAGGATTTGGATGCTTCAAATACGTCGGGATTTGCATAATACCCAGCGTTTACGTCTTTCTCGAGCAATTAATAACAGAGGAGGATTACGACGCGCGTATACACGGCACCAAATCGATTTTGAAATCTCCATGGACTAAAAGACAATCTGTCACGATTT CACCTTTGCCGATCGATTACGATCCATTGAAAGAAGACGAGAACAAGGAGTTGATACCGTACAAGAAGATGTACAAGAAGAAATCATGGATTAGGAAAATATTACGGTCCTTAAAGAAGATTTTCGCGCATGTGATaccaagaaaaaaaaagaagaagaaaattgacTACAAGCCAGAAGAGGATCAGTCTCTCGACTGGTGGAGTAAATACTTCGCTTCCATGGAG GTATACAACGGAGAACTGGAGATGCAACCGCAATTCGCCGGCTTTCAGGATCGTCTGAGATCGTTCGAACTATGGAAGGGGAAGAAAAGCGAGGATCCCGACTACGATACAGACAATTACGTTGGAAAGTTCAAG GGACGCATTTGTGTATATCACTGGCCGCACCCGAACAACTTGCCCTGCAAAACGAAAAGCGGCAGAAACGCGGCTAATGGTCTGTATGGCGATTATCCACAATCGGATCCCATCAAATTTCTGGTCAGACTTTACGTCGTGAAAG GTATCGACTTGCAGCCTAGCGATCCCCTCAGCGGAAAATCTGACCCGTATCTGTGCGTCAAGCTTGGAAAAACGTTTATCAATGATAAAAAGAATTACATACCGAATCAGCTAAATCCCATTTTCGGACG GCTCTTCGAGATAGAAGCCACTTTCCCTCAAGATTACATGATGATCATACAAGTATGGGACTACGATGCAACTACGACTGACGATTTAGTAGGACAGACGAAGATCGACTTGGAGAATCGGTTCTATAGCAGACACCGAGCTACTTGCGGTATTTCCAAGACGTACAACGAGGGAGGGTACAATAAGTGGAGAGACCGCGAGAGACCGACGCAGATACTCGAGCAACTTTGCAAAAGGAACAATCTCCCATTGCCGGAGTACCGGAAGCATTACGTGAGAATTGGACGAAAAAGATTTCCATTCGTCAACGAGCAAGCGGAAAACG AGAGGCAAGAATGTATGGCACTGAACGTCCTTCATCAATGGCAAGATTTCCCTATTTGTGGCTGCGTCCTGGTGCCTGAACACGTCGAAAGACGCCCGCTTTTTAATGCCACCAGGCCCGGATTGGAGCAG GGTAAATTGGAACTTTGGATCGACATGTTTCAATCTAACGAGCTTCCTCCGAAACCGGCAGTGAACATCAGTCCACCTGTACCAGAGGAATATGAAATCCGTGTGATCGTTTGGAACACCGAGGACGTGCCCCTCGTCGACAGCCAATTCCTTACCGGAGAAAAGTGTTCCGATATCTACGTGAAAGG CTGGATTGTTTACGACGATTATCAAAGAACTGACATTCATTATAATTCCTTAACCGGAGAGGGCAATTTCAATTGGCGATTTATATTTCGCGTTATGTATTGCAAGGGTGAGCGCGTTATGATCGTACGCAAAAAGACATCCATCTTTGCTATAAGCGAAACCGAGGACAAACTGCCATGTAGATTACACCTGCAAGTTTGGGACAGCGATCATTTCTCTTCGGACGATTTTCTCG GAGCATTAACGTTGGATTTAGCCAAGATGCCACGGGGAAGTCCAAATTCTAAAAACTGTACTTTAGAGCTACTCAATCCGAATCTACCAACGATCGATATGTTCAAAGTGACACGAATCAAAGCTTGGTGGCCATTGGAGCGTAGCGTGAACGCAGCCCAATACGTGCAGGCG